A part of Bacillus thuringiensis genomic DNA contains:
- a CDS encoding DUF6944 family repetitive protein gives MDDPIKEIVGAWFVAVGTIIAAIGSTPLKRLNSEIRKDLSIWGNVLQATGNGLEADGQREVSLEFIGHGIQSIGNVTVLTGLIIDFEDEMQKKLVIAGNWVQALGGVTAIGEEVEDSSNIDESYNIVGNLLQATGNSLQAIGGIDELKASRGKVEGVFEGDDEEDGQLIVITGSWVQAVGSVVSLIGQIREESQEIEENNLQGN, from the coding sequence ATGGATGATCCGATTAAGGAGATAGTTGGAGCTTGGTTTGTTGCAGTAGGGACAATTATTGCTGCGATTGGGAGTACACCTTTAAAAAGATTGAACAGCGAAATAAGAAAAGACTTGAGCATATGGGGAAATGTATTACAGGCGACGGGGAATGGTCTGGAAGCTGATGGACAACGAGAAGTATCCCTTGAATTTATTGGTCACGGAATTCAATCAATTGGTAATGTAACGGTTCTAACAGGACTCATTATAGATTTTGAAGATGAAATGCAAAAAAAATTAGTGATTGCAGGGAACTGGGTACAGGCATTAGGTGGTGTTACAGCAATAGGTGAGGAAGTAGAGGATAGTTCAAATATAGATGAATCGTATAATATTGTCGGGAATCTGTTACAAGCAACGGGTAATTCATTGCAGGCAATAGGCGGGATAGATGAATTGAAAGCTAGTCGGGGTAAAGTGGAGGGGGTTTTTGAAGGTGATGATGAGGAGGATGGACAGCTTATAGTAATTACGGGGAGTTGGGTCCAAGCGGTTGGCTCAGTAGTTTCATTAATCGGTCAAATAAGAGAAGAAAGCCAAGAGATAGAAGAAAATAATTTACAAGGAAATTAA
- a CDS encoding LysE family translocator: MVSFSTLLAFAIVSLSMVCSPGPNMIYLISRSITQGRMAGFISLLGIMLGFVIYIIATMFGLTVLFLAVPAIYEAVKWTGAAYLLWLAWNSIKPGATSIMEPRTIPNEPPRKLFLMGLMTNLLNPKIAILYVSLLPQFEDPEKGSLLLQGAVLGLTQITVSFIVNLLIVFTASKIAKWFGTRPTWLRVQRWLMASVLTGLAVRLAFERRQ, encoded by the coding sequence ATGGTCAGCTTTAGTACTTTGTTAGCTTTTGCAATTGTTTCACTTAGCATGGTTTGTTCACCTGGGCCTAATATGATTTATCTCATTTCCCGTTCCATTACGCAGGGACGTATGGCAGGATTTATTTCTCTCTTGGGCATTATGCTCGGATTTGTCATTTATATAATCGCAACAATGTTCGGACTTACAGTTCTATTCCTTGCAGTACCCGCAATCTACGAAGCAGTCAAGTGGACAGGTGCTGCTTACTTACTCTGGCTTGCCTGGAATTCGATAAAACCGGGTGCTACATCTATTATGGAACCTCGTACGATTCCTAATGAGCCACCACGGAAGTTATTTTTGATGGGACTTATGACTAATCTTCTAAACCCAAAGATTGCTATTTTGTATGTGTCACTTTTACCTCAATTTGAAGATCCTGAGAAAGGATCGTTACTTTTACAAGGTGCAGTTTTAGGCCTTACGCAAATCACTGTTAGTTTTATAGTTAACCTTTTAATCGTATTTACAGCAAGTAAAATTGCAAAATGGTTTGGCACACGCCCGACGTGGCTACGAGTACAGCGTTGGCTTATGGCAAGTGTCTTAACGGGTCTTGCAGTACGTCTTGCTTTTGAACGTCGACAGTAA
- a CDS encoding TetR/AcrR family transcriptional regulator, with the protein MPKIVDQIQRKNQIATATWRVILEKGIDKASIQQIADEANISVGLVQHHFSSKNELIHYAMNLVLNRMKERANTRTNEFKGTKEEALRRLMKFIIPINKEEMLEGKVWITFLGISFSSPELIELRKKMDDHTRYLIGMILDLMKKLGYVKPGYNKEFELEILYGFIDGLVIHVLQTPESYPEEKVDQLIEYYLKEKKRD; encoded by the coding sequence ATGCCTAAAATAGTTGATCAAATACAAAGGAAGAATCAAATAGCCACTGCTACTTGGCGTGTAATATTAGAAAAAGGTATTGATAAAGCCTCTATACAGCAAATCGCTGATGAAGCAAATATTTCGGTCGGGCTTGTTCAGCATCATTTTTCGTCTAAAAATGAATTAATTCATTATGCGATGAATTTAGTGTTGAATCGAATGAAAGAGCGGGCAAATACTCGTACAAATGAATTTAAAGGAACGAAAGAAGAAGCACTTAGAAGATTAATGAAGTTTATTATTCCTATTAATAAAGAAGAAATGTTGGAAGGAAAGGTTTGGATTACATTTCTCGGTATATCCTTTAGCTCCCCAGAGCTTATTGAACTTCGGAAGAAAATGGATGACCATACGAGGTATCTTATTGGAATGATCCTAGATTTAATGAAGAAGCTAGGCTACGTCAAACCAGGGTATAATAAAGAGTTTGAATTGGAGATACTGTACGGATTTATCGATGGACTAGTAATTCATGTCCTTCAAACACCAGAATCATATCCAGAAGAGAAAGTAGATCAACTAATTGAGTATTATTTAAAAGAAAAAAAGAGGGATTGA